The DNA window GGCTCCGGACCCCTCGCGATCGCGGACGCCTCCCGGTTCGTCGAGCTCTTCGAGTGCCAAATCGGCCTGTCGCCGCTCGGCGTCGGCACCTACGCGGAGGCCGTGGGCGGCGACAACCCCGACGCCGGTGCCGTCGAGCGCGCCGCCGAGGCCCGCGCGCGCGGGATGTTCCCGGTCGTGATCGGCGACGACCGCCGCATCACGGATCTCGGTTGCCGCGATCCCCTCGTCGCGCTCTGGGGCAAGCTCGGGCGCATCGAGGCCGACGAGGCCGCGATCCTGTCCCGCTCGAACCCGGCGATCCTGGCGGGCGTCCGCGCGGCCACGGCGAACGCCTTCCAATCGGTCCCGGGGAACGTCACCATCCTGACCGCCACCGCGCTCGCGCAGCGCAAGGAGCTCTTCCAGGAGGCGCTCACGCGGATCACGACCCCGGCGCACCTGAGCATCGACCTCGACGTGCTCGCGCCGGCCGTCGCGCAGACCACCCGTTCGCTCGAGCCCGGCGGCCTCGGCTGGTACGACCTCATGGACCTCCTGGAGATGGTGTTCGAAGGACCCGGCGTCGCCGCGGTCGATCTCGTCGGCACCGCGCTCGTCGGGCCGCGGACGCCCGCCGCGCTGCTCGGATCGCAGATCCTCCTGCGCGTCGCCGGGCTGCTCGCCGTCGGCATGGGGAAGTGATGCCGTCGCCGGCCACCAACCTCGGCATCATCGCGCTGCCGTTCGAGGTGAGCACCTCGTTCCGCAAGGGCACGGTGCATGGGCCGGAGGCGATCCTGAACGAGCTCGACCGCCTCGAGACGTTCGAGTTCGCGCTCGGCCGCGACCCGTTCCAGGGGGTCCCGCGCACCATCGTCAAGCCGCACGGGCCGGAGCTGTTCGACGCCCGCATCCAGCAGGCGGTCGCCGGCCGCGTCGTCGGCGAGCTGCTCGACGGCAAGGGGTTCCCGATCTCCCTGGGCGGAGAGCACACGGTCAGCCTCGGGCCGATCCGCGCCGCCCGCGCCAGGGGCGAGCTCGGGATCGTGCAGCTCGACGCGCACTCCGACCTGCGCGACAGCTACGAGGGGAACCCCCTGAGCCACGCGTGCGTCATGCGGCGCGCCCTCGACATGGAGTGCACGCACTTAGGCGTCGGGATCCGCTCGATGTGCGAGGACGAGGCGACCTTCATCCTCGAGCGCGGCCTCCAGATCGTCGGCGCCCGGCAGGTCATCGACGGCACCGACTGGTACGTCCTGCTCGACAAGCTCCCGGAGCGCATCTACCTCACTATCGACGTGGACTTCTTCGATCCGGCGGACGTCCCGGCGACCGGCACGCCCGAGCCCGGCGGCCCCTCGTGGGACCAGGCCGTGGCGTTCCTCGCGCACCTCTTCGC is part of the Pseudomonadota bacterium genome and encodes:
- a CDS encoding arginase family protein, which gives rise to MALTIDFGYSDTTASWNDARLAFLFAAKADPNEIGKGSGPLAIADASRFVELFECQIGLSPLGVGTYAEAVGGDNPDAGAVERAAEARARGMFPVVIGDDRRITDLGCRDPLVALWGKLGRIEADEAAILSRSNPAILAGVRAATANAFQSVPGNVTILTATALAQRKELFQEALTRITTPAHLSIDLDVLAPAVAQTTRSLEPGGLGWYDLMDLLEMVFEGPGVAAVDLVGTALVGPRTPAALLGSQILLRVAGLLAVGMGK
- the speB gene encoding agmatinase; this translates as MPSPATNLGIIALPFEVSTSFRKGTVHGPEAILNELDRLETFEFALGRDPFQGVPRTIVKPHGPELFDARIQQAVAGRVVGELLDGKGFPISLGGEHTVSLGPIRAARARGELGIVQLDAHSDLRDSYEGNPLSHACVMRRALDMECTHLGVGIRSMCEDEATFILERGLQIVGARQVIDGTDWYVLLDKLPERIYLTIDVDFFDPADVPATGTPEPGGPSWDQAVAFLAHLFAVKNVVAADVVELMPCKDDDASVRLAARLVALLVGLKFPG